Proteins encoded in a region of the Zonotrichia albicollis isolate bZonAlb1 chromosome 22, bZonAlb1.hap1, whole genome shotgun sequence genome:
- the GAS2L2 gene encoding GAS2-like protein 2, with product MAGEEQGCERGVGAEGLTGSVCSQSLVTKEKRSAICAWEGNKTPSRAISSPQHHCRAWGTSRTLPPPRVAGSKRHQSYGRMWGTPGTGTRSIRPYQSSGQYLYAMKEDLAEWLKELHGLDIEVGTFLEVLETGAVLCSHANHVTQVAGEFAQVCPEVAKHLHLPSAGVTCNLTAQPGTFQARDNVSNFIQWCRKEMGIKDVLMFETEDLVLRKNEKNFVLCLLELARHASRFGVRAPTLVQMEEEIEEELRQEMELPPPEPSLPRAPRRAPQDLQNLDLMVQHLVSRCTCPVQFPMIKISEGKYRVGDSDSLIFVRILREHVMVRVGGGWDTLEHYLDKHDPCRCTSLSHKQGRKGRSPQQQVQHEVRLCPAARSPQPALLLISRSQSPLPPVPWGGRVPPAAPSPERWGRQTGASPQTEPGQPRRVPSGRMREPPAVPLGRQPPPSRSPARSGSPGLGARGRAPTPSRLSAPNGAGVPRAWQGTSPGTSSSLGTSSSLGTSSSLGTSSIPGTSSPGTSSSPGTSSSPGTSGLGTSSSPGTSSIPGTSSSPGTSSIPVAPARSRPAAPSPRTAPAAPRSAQQGGKSSVPAARPQETGTATAPRAPSPLKVRAPSPLKVRAPSSLRDAPGDPRSLKNPREGRQRALGRGRQPSPRNCSSQAPKLDSSVKPPLKASPAPRPATPQGRSVGQCRVCDAGDSPQGTGQSHPAPSTRTGGTQGPRGAQDGPEGFRACCGHTQPPGYASVLEELSRGPQPLRPVGMWGQVPKTAPGAAPELPAPGEAERPGMGGQTPAPGDAGGPGMGGQTPRASIATKPRRCLKKPERVPSIYKLKLRPKVRPRRDHRPGKRPSRIPTPLGHRPRGQRRPPGAPRAPQSGSARPEPSPGDSGTWLSEDEEEESWV from the exons atggctggggaggagcagggctgtgagagAGGAGTGGGTGCTGAAGGGTTAACAGGGAGTGTTTGCAGCCAGTCCCTTGTCACCAAGGAGAAGCGATCTGCGATCTGTGCTtgggaaggaaacaaaacacccagCAGGGCGATTTCCTCTCCCCAGCACCACTGCAGGGCTTGGGGCACCAGCAGGACACTGCCACCACCCCGAGTGGCAGGGAGCAAGAGGCACCAG TCTTATGGCAGAATGTGGGGCACCCCGGGCACGGGGACACGCAGCATCCGTCCCTACCAGTCCAGCGGGCAGTACCTGTACGCCATGAAGGAGGACCTGGCAGAGTGGCTGAAGGAGCTCCATGGCCTTGACATCGAGGTGGGCACCTTCCTGGAGGTGCTGGAgacaggggctgtgctgtgctcccaCGCCAACCACGTCACCCAGGTGGCAGGGGAGtttgcccaggtgtgccccgaGGTGGCCAAGCACCTCCACCTGCCCTCTGCCGGTGTCACCTGCAacctcacagcacagcctggcacctTCCAGGCCAGGGACAATGTCTCCAACTTCATCCAGTGGTGCAGGAAGGAGATGGGGATCAAAG acgTGCTGATGTTCGAGACAGAGGACCTGGTGCTGAGGAAGAACGAGAAGAACTttgtgctgtgcctgctggagctggccCGCCACGCCTCGCGCTTCGGGGTGCGCGCCCCGACCCTGGTGCAGATGGAGGAGGAGATCGAGGAGGAGCTCCGGCAGGAGATGGAGCTGCCTcccccagagcccagcctgccccGGGCACCCAGGAGGGCACCACAGGACCTGCAGAACCTCGACCTGATg gtgcagcacctggtgAGCCGCTGTACCTGCCCTGTGCAGTTCCCCATGATCAAGATCTCTGAAGGGAAATACCGAGTGGGGGACTCTGACAGCCTCATCTTTGTGCGG ATCCTGCGGGAACACGTCATGGTGCGGGTCGGGGGCGGCTGGGACACGCTGGAGCATTACCTGGACAAGCACGACCCGTGTCGCTGCACGTCGCTCT CTCACAAACAAGGCCGGAAGGGCCGGAGCCCGCAGCAGCAGGTGCAGCACGAGGTGCGGCTGTGCCCGGCCGCCCGCAGCCCCCAGCCCGCCCTGCTGCTCATCAGCCGCTCCCAGAGCCCCCTGCCCCCCGTGCCCTGGGGGGGCCGCGTCCCCCctgccgccccctccccggagCGCTGGGGTCGCCAGACGGGGGCCAGCCCTCAAACGGAGCCGGGACAGCCCCGGAGGGTCCCTTCGGGCAG gatgcGGGAGCCACCCGCTGTCCCCTTGGGGAGGCAGCCGCCACCATCCCGCTCACCGGCCCGATCCGGCTCCCCTGGGCTCGGAGCGAGGGGCCGGGCACCCACCCCGTCCCGGCTGAGCGCCCCGAACGGCGCGGGGGTGCCCAGGGCATGGCAAGGGACCAGCCCGGGGACATcatccagcctggggacatcatccagcctggggacatcatccagcctggggacatcATCCATCCCGGGGACATCCAGCCCGGGGACATCATCCAGCCCGGGGACATCATCCAGCCCGGGGACATCCGGCCTGGGGACATCATCCAGCCCAGGGACATCATCCATCCCGGGGACATcatccagc CCGGGGACATCATCCATCCCTGTGGCACCGGCACGGAGCAGGCCCGCAGCTCCCAGCCCACGGACGGCACCGGCAGCTCCGAGGAGCGCCCAGCAAGGAGGAAAATCATCTGTGCCGGCTGCCAGGCCACAGGAAACGGGGACAGCCACCGCACCCCGAGCCCCCAGTCCCCTCAAGGTCCGTGCCCCCAGTCCCCTCAAGGTCCGTGCCCCCTCCTCGCtccgggatgctccaggagaCCCCCGGAGCCTGAAGAACCCACGGGAAGGGAGGCAGAGAGCCCTGGGCCGGGGCCGGCAGCCCTCACCCCGGAATTGCTCCAGCCAAGCCCCGAAATTGGACAGCAGCGTTAAACCCCCCCTCAAAGCCAGCCCGGCCCCTCGGCCCGCCACCCCTCAGGGCCGTTCTGTGGGGCAGTGCAGGGTCTGCGATGCTGGGGACAGTCCCCAGGGGACAGGACAGAGCCACCCAGCCCCGAGCACAAGGACTGGGGGCACCCAGGGACCTCGGGGGGCACAGGATGGCCCCGAGGGGTTCAGGGCCTGCTGTGGGCACACGCAGCCCCCCGGCTATGCCAGCGTGCTGGAGGAGCTGTCCCGCGGCCCGCAGCCCCTCCGCCCAGTGGGGATGTGGGGTCAGgtccccaaaactgccccaggagctgccccggAGCTCCCGGCCCCGGGAGAGGCAGAGAGGCCGGGAATGGGGGGCCAGACCCCGGCCCCGGGAGACGCAGGGGGGCCGGGAATGGGGGGCCAGACCCCCCGGGCCAGCATCGCCACCAAGCCCCGGCGCTGCCTGAAGAAGCCCGAGCGGGTGCCCTCCATCTACAAGCTGAAGCTGCGGCCCAAGGTGCGGCCCCGGCGGGACCACAGGCCGGGCAAGCGCCCCTCGCGCATCCCCACCCCGCTGGGGCATCGGCCCCGGGGCCAGCGGCGACCCCCGGGCGCCCCCCGGGCCCCCCAGAGCGGCAGCGCCCGCCCCGAGCCCTCCCCGGGGGACAGCGGCACCTGGCTGAgcgaggatgaggaggaggagtcGTGGGTCTGA
- the MMP28 gene encoding matrix metalloproteinase-28, producing the protein MAAPLRAALALGLLAAAQPAPAPAQRRQAELFLEKYGYFRERGASTHSPAEFSKALRDFQRVTHLPASGVLDAPTLHQMALPRCGTDDGHGRTVPARRHRRSAQHGGRWPKRQLTYRVVNRPPYLPQHGVRLAVRAAFQLWSNVSSLLFWEAHEGPADIRLTFFHGDHNDGLNNAFDGPGGALAHAFLPRRGEAHFDSAERWSLHSGKGRNLFIVVAHEVGHTLGLQHSPVKSALMSPYYKKLSKDFVLSWDDILAIQSLYGKPSKGSAIQLPGKVFTHFQDWNTDLYSRDRQQRSLSTYYCHTFFDAITSDGDHNLYIFKGSHYWVVSGSGNASEPQALQPRWPGLPAGIDACAWSQSTGKFYFFKGGRCWRYAGSQLDAGFPRKCSALGLPRHPDTALYFQQLRRLVLFKGPKYFVLGEDPMAVEPYYPRSLRDWAGLPPGTAGALTHRDRALYFFRDDRFWKFDQDKLQVVATGKWATQLAWMGCWDANSEQVLF; encoded by the exons ATGGCAGCGCCGCTGCGGGCGGCCCTggcgctggggctgctggcGGCCGCTCAGCCCGCACCGGCCCCGGCACAGCGGCGGCAGGCGGAG ctcttcctggagAAATACGGCTATTTCAGGGAGCGGGGGgccagcacacacagcccagccGAGTTCAGCAAGGCACTGAG GGATTTCCAGCGTGTGACCCACCTCCCTGCCAGTGGGGTGCTGGATGCCCCCACCCTCCATCAGAtggccctgcccaggtgtggcACGGATGACGGGCACGGCCGCACTGTCCCCGCCCGGCGCCACCGGCGCTCGGCACAGCACG GAGGGCGGTGGCCGAAGCGGCAGCTGACGTACCGCGTGGTGAACCGGCCGCCGTACCTGCCACAGCACGGCGTGCGCCTGGCCGTGCGCGCCGCCTTCCAGCTCTGGAGCAACgtgtcctccctgctcttctGGGAGGCACACGAGGGCCCCGCCGACATCCGCCTCACCTTCTTCCACGGCGACCACAACGATGGACTCAACAACGCCTTCGATGGGCCAG GAGGTGCCCTGGCCCACGCCTTCCTGCCCCGGCGAGGAGAAGCTCACTTTGACAGCGCTGAGCGCTGGTCCCTGCACAGTGGCAAGGGGAGGAACCTGTTCATCGTGGTGGCCCATGAGGTGGGGCAcacgctggggctgcagcactcGCCCGTCAAGAGCGCCCTCATGTCACCCTACTACAAGAAGCTCAGCAAGGATTTTGTCCTCAGCTGGGATGACATCTTGGCCATACAGAGTTTGTACG GAAAGCCCTCCAAGGGCTCGGCCATCCAGCTCCCAGGAAAGGTCTTCACTCACTTCCAGGACTGGAACACGGATCTTTACAGCAGGGACCGACAGCAGAGGAGCCTCAGCACCTACTACTGCCACACCTTCTTCGATGCCATAACCTCTG ACGGGGATCACAACCTCTACATCTTCAAGGGCAGCCACTACTGGGTGGTGTCGGGCAGTGGCAATGCCAGTgagccccaggctctgcagccGCGCTGGCCCGGCCTCCCCGCCGGCATCGACGCCTGCGCCTGGTCCCAGAGCACGGGCAAGTTCTACTTCTTCAAAG GTGGCCGCTGCTGGCGCTACGCTGGCTCCCAGCTGGACGCGGGATTCCCCCGCAAATGCAGCGCCCTGGGGCTGCCTCGGCACCCGGACACCGCGCTCTACTTCCAGCAGCTCCGGCGCCTCGTCCTCTTCAAGGGCCCCAAGTACTTCGTGCTGGGCGAGGATCCCATGGCCGTGGAGCCCTACTACCCGCGGAGCCTGCGGgactgggcagggctgcccccGGGCACCGCCGGCGCTCTCACCCACCGCGACCGCGCCCTCTACTTCTTCAGGGACGATCGCTTCTGGAAATTCGACCAGGACAAGCTGCAGGTGGTGGCCACCGGCAAATGGGCCACGCAGCTGGCCTGGATGGGCTGCTGGGATGCCAACAGTGAGCAGGTGCTGTTTTGA